Proteins from a single region of Candidatus Margulisiibacteriota bacterium:
- a CDS encoding chorismate synthase — protein MRFLTAGESHGKMLVAILEGIPADLSLSESDINIELQRRQQGPGRSERMKIEKDEAEIVSGVIKGKTVGSPIALLIKNKAGISGPETVTKLRPGHADLAGALKYGQTDVRNVLERASARETAARVAVGAIAKKLLSVFNIRTESKVIEIGGESSSSSWEKLVEKAKADGDSLGGIFEVMVSNVPVGLGSYVQGDRRLSSRLAQAVMSIPAIKGVEFGLGFMAAKLTGSKVHDEILFEDKFKHRTNNAGGIEGGISNGEPIIVRAAMKPIATITKPLNTVDLATKEPCLAHVERADVCAAHAAAVVGEAVCSIVIADALLEKFGGDSIEEIRSRLP, from the coding sequence CTGCGCTTTTTAACCGCCGGTGAATCTCACGGTAAAATGCTGGTAGCCATTCTTGAAGGTATTCCGGCCGACCTTTCTCTGTCCGAAAGTGATATCAATATCGAACTTCAAAGACGCCAACAGGGACCCGGAAGGTCCGAGCGGATGAAGATAGAAAAGGATGAAGCGGAGATCGTATCCGGTGTCATCAAGGGAAAGACCGTAGGAAGCCCCATTGCACTGCTGATAAAGAACAAAGCAGGGATCTCGGGTCCCGAAACCGTGACAAAGCTGCGTCCGGGGCACGCGGACCTGGCAGGGGCCCTAAAATACGGGCAGACTGATGTCAGAAATGTCCTTGAGAGAGCAAGCGCCAGAGAAACTGCGGCAAGAGTGGCGGTTGGAGCTATCGCAAAAAAACTTCTTTCAGTATTTAATATCAGGACGGAAAGCAAAGTCATTGAGATAGGAGGAGAAAGCAGTTCCTCTTCCTGGGAAAAGCTTGTAGAAAAGGCAAAAGCGGACGGGGATTCTCTCGGCGGGATCTTCGAGGTCATGGTTTCAAATGTTCCCGTCGGGCTCGGCAGTTATGTGCAGGGCGACAGGAGGCTATCGTCCAGGCTTGCGCAGGCCGTTATGAGCATTCCGGCCATAAAAGGAGTTGAATTCGGCCTCGGTTTTATGGCTGCAAAGCTTACCGGATCAAAAGTCCATGACGAGATCCTCTTTGAGGACAAGTTCAAGCACAGGACCAACAATGCGGGCGGGATAGAAGGCGGGATCTCTAACGGGGAGCCGATCATCGTCAGGGCCGCGATGAAGCCCATTGCCACAATAACCAAGCCTCTCAACACGGTAGACCTGGCCACAAAGGAACCCTGCCTGGCGCATGTGGAAAGGGCCGATGTCTGCGCGGCCCATGCCGCCGCCGTTGTAGGAGAAGCGGTCTGCTCCATTGTTATTGCAGACGCGCTCCTTGAAAAATTCGGGGGGGACTCGATAGAAGAGATCAGATCGCGTCTGCCTTAG
- the rpsP gene encoding 30S ribosomal protein S16 — MAAKIRLTRIGTKGKPYYRVIVIDESSARNASPIEILGQYVPGAEPSVFEVDKDKTSAWLKKGATPSPTVRKYLGKIGLMSAVDYSKKKKKLSKAALAEAEAQKAQAPKETAAKAPEAAQAQAQQ, encoded by the coding sequence TTGGCCGCAAAGATCAGATTGACCAGGATAGGCACCAAAGGGAAGCCGTATTACAGAGTTATCGTTATAGATGAATCCAGTGCAAGGAACGCCAGCCCGATAGAGATACTCGGGCAGTATGTTCCGGGCGCAGAACCGTCTGTTTTTGAGGTTGACAAGGACAAGACCTCTGCCTGGCTGAAAAAGGGAGCGACCCCGTCCCCTACGGTTCGAAAGTATCTGGGCAAGATAGGGCTTATGAGCGCTGTTGATTACAGCAAAAAGAAGAAAAAACTTTCAAAAGCTGCGCTGGCAGAAGCCGAAGCGCAAAAAGCGCAGGCACCCAAAGAAACCGCCGCAAAGGCTCCGGAAGCGGCACAGGCGCAGGCCCAGCAGTAG
- a CDS encoding KH domain-containing protein: MKELVEYIVRALVDKPDEVEIKQTDSEGLTILEIKVAADEVGKVIGKEGRIANAIRTIAKSAGARDRKRITVEIMTREQGGM; the protein is encoded by the coding sequence ATGAAAGAACTGGTGGAGTATATCGTAAGAGCCTTGGTGGACAAGCCCGATGAGGTTGAGATAAAGCAAACCGATTCAGAGGGCCTGACAATACTTGAGATCAAAGTTGCCGCTGACGAGGTCGGGAAGGTCATTGGCAAAGAAGGCCGCATCGCCAATGCCATAAGGACCATAGCAAAATCGGCGGGAGCAAGGGATAGAAAGAGAATAACGGTGGAAATAATGACCCGCGAACAAGGAGGTATGTAG
- a CDS encoding YlqD family protein, whose product MAEQEKTLELKRIVMVKAVVTEAFKENLVRELERAVRNLDTQGLAMENQSKTYLEDLKKKGMMQQVTAFKNQLAGERTRITAQKNDLLAKMEEAKRLVLGTEFVQGPLEGPVNVKVGDNLYRKVGAAELLVKDGVIMEIRNID is encoded by the coding sequence ATGGCAGAGCAGGAAAAGACCCTTGAACTGAAGAGGATAGTGATGGTAAAGGCCGTTGTGACAGAAGCATTTAAAGAAAACCTGGTAAGAGAGCTTGAAAGGGCCGTACGGAACCTGGACACTCAGGGACTTGCTATGGAAAACCAGAGCAAGACATATCTGGAAGACCTCAAGAAAAAAGGTATGATGCAGCAGGTGACCGCGTTCAAGAACCAACTGGCCGGCGAAAGAACAAGGATAACCGCGCAGAAGAACGATCTCCTTGCCAAGATGGAAGAGGCAAAAAGGCTTGTCCTGGGGACAGAATTTGTCCAGGGCCCGCTCGAAGGGCCTGTCAATGTCAAGGTCGGGGACAATCTTTACAGAAAAGTAGGCGCCGCGGAACTCCTGGTAAAAGACGGCGTTATTATGGAAATAAGGAACATTGACTGA
- the trmD gene encoding tRNA (guanosine(37)-N1)-methyltransferase TrmD produces the protein MKFDILTLFPSMFEGPLTESILKRGREKGLFSVTVHDLRDKTADKHKTADDAPFGGGAGMVMKIEPIAAFLKELKTVKTKTILLTPSGAALTQEKVRSLSKEEHLILICGHYEGVDERVSGLIDEELSIGDYVLTGGELPAMVLVDCICRHIPGVVKEMDSVTEDSFTYGLLDHPHYTRPAEHGTGSAPEVLQRGNHEEIRKWRRKEALRRTLLKRSDLFAGAQLTGEDSGLLREIILGL, from the coding sequence ATGAAATTTGACATATTAACCCTTTTCCCCTCCATGTTCGAGGGGCCTCTGACAGAGAGCATCCTCAAAAGAGGAAGAGAAAAAGGGTTGTTCTCTGTAACTGTGCATGACCTAAGGGACAAGACCGCGGACAAGCACAAGACGGCTGATGACGCTCCCTTTGGGGGCGGGGCCGGGATGGTGATGAAGATAGAGCCTATTGCCGCTTTTCTTAAGGAACTCAAGACTGTAAAGACAAAGACGATCCTGCTAACCCCGTCCGGCGCCGCCCTAACCCAGGAAAAAGTCAGGTCTTTGTCCAAAGAAGAACATCTTATACTTATATGCGGTCATTATGAAGGCGTTGATGAAAGGGTTTCGGGGCTTATCGATGAGGAACTTTCGATCGGAGACTATGTGCTGACCGGGGGAGAGCTTCCCGCCATGGTGCTGGTGGATTGCATCTGCCGGCATATTCCGGGTGTTGTTAAAGAAATGGACTCTGTTACTGAAGACTCCTTTACATACGGTTTGCTGGACCATCCGCATTACACAAGGCCTGCCGAGCATGGAACGGGCTCTGCGCCTGAGGTCCTTCAGAGAGGTAATCACGAAGAGATCAGGAAATGGCGCCGCAAAGAAGCTTTGAGGCGCACCCTTCTTAAGAGAAGCGATCTGTTTGCCGGGGCGCAGTTGACCGGTGAAGACAGCGGCCTTTTAAGAGAGATCATACTTGGCCTGTAG
- the rplS gene encoding 50S ribosomal protein L19 — protein sequence MMGIIEDINRKTMKEKVESFGVGDTVKVFAKITEGDKERLQGFEGVVIAKKGGSSAQTFTVRKVVQGVGVERIFPIHSPKVDRIKLIRRGKVRRAKLYYLRDRIGSRATKIDEREQTSAEKALAA from the coding sequence ATAATGGGAATAATAGAGGATATCAACAGGAAAACAATGAAAGAAAAGGTGGAGTCCTTTGGCGTGGGTGACACGGTAAAGGTCTTTGCCAAGATAACCGAAGGCGATAAAGAAAGGCTGCAGGGCTTTGAAGGTGTCGTGATAGCCAAGAAGGGCGGCTCCAGCGCCCAGACCTTTACGGTAAGAAAAGTGGTGCAGGGAGTGGGAGTGGAGAGGATATTCCCGATACATTCACCCAAAGTTGACAGGATCAAGCTTATAAGAAGAGGCAAGGTAAGAAGAGCCAAGCTCTATTATCTGCGCGACAGGATCGGCAGCAGGGCCACCAAGATAGACGAGAGAGAACAGACCTCCGCAGAAAAGGCGCTGGCCGCCTGA
- the lepB gene encoding signal peptidase I has translation MQRFRAFFKDTAETLFVALLIALVVRAFLLQIFWIPSASMEPTLMTGDRLIVDKLSLGVQNPLYDMNDSPVFLFNIPNPLYNTNFPLSDIRYIVKLWQPQRMEILVFKYPKDPLGTRRDFIKRLIGLPGEEIEIKNGVVYIDDQPIKEEHTMAKDAFDMPKVRIPEGHYFMMGDNRPNSADSRYWGFVPGDYFVGRALFRIWPILKIGPVPK, from the coding sequence ATGCAGCGCTTCAGGGCGTTCTTTAAAGACACCGCAGAAACACTATTTGTAGCCCTTTTGATAGCCCTTGTGGTGCGGGCATTTCTGCTTCAGATCTTCTGGATACCTTCCGCCTCTATGGAGCCGACCCTGATGACGGGGGACCGCCTGATAGTTGACAAGCTCTCTCTGGGCGTACAGAACCCTCTTTATGATATGAACGACAGTCCCGTGTTCCTGTTCAACATACCCAACCCTTTGTACAACACGAACTTTCCTTTGAGCGACATACGCTACATCGTAAAGCTTTGGCAGCCCCAAAGGATGGAGATCCTTGTGTTCAAATATCCAAAGGACCCACTGGGCACCAGGAGGGATTTCATAAAAAGGCTGATCGGGCTACCGGGAGAAGAGATCGAGATAAAGAACGGAGTGGTCTATATAGATGATCAGCCGATCAAAGAAGAGCACACAATGGCAAAAGACGCTTTTGATATGCCAAAGGTCCGTATCCCCGAAGGCCATTATTTTATGATGGGTGATAACAGGCCTAACAGTGCTGACAGCAGGTACTGGGGCTTTGTCCCCGGCGATTACTTTGTCGGCAGGGCTCTTTTCCGCATCTGGCCTATCCTTAAGATCGGGCCTGTGCCAAAATAA
- a CDS encoding ribonuclease HII has translation MPHFLIERKLMRRGKLPVAGVDEAGRGPLAGPVFAAAVILDPDLKIEGLDDSKKLSPSKREALCYIIKRHSLSWAVSKVSEKRIDRINILNASLLAMKKALAALSVKPGYALVDGNRTIPGLDIGQLCVVKGDAISVSIAAASILAKVERDRQMKRLHDRFPDYGFDVHKGYGTSAHMKAIKKHGPCACHRMTFEPVRSCRLQRTVVK, from the coding sequence ATGCCCCATTTCCTTATCGAAAGGAAACTGATGCGGCGGGGAAAGCTCCCTGTCGCCGGAGTGGACGAGGCCGGAAGAGGCCCTCTTGCCGGGCCCGTGTTTGCGGCAGCCGTGATACTGGACCCTGACCTTAAGATAGAAGGCCTTGATGACTCCAAAAAACTGTCCCCTTCAAAAAGAGAAGCCCTTTGCTACATTATCAAAAGACATTCCCTGTCCTGGGCTGTGTCAAAAGTATCGGAAAAGCGCATAGACAGGATCAATATACTTAACGCATCCCTTCTGGCAATGAAAAAAGCCCTCGCGGCCCTGTCCGTAAAGCCGGGCTATGCTCTGGTGGACGGCAACAGAACAATACCGGGGTTAGATATCGGCCAGCTCTGCGTGGTCAAAGGGGACGCCATAAGCGTTTCTATCGCGGCGGCTTCCATCCTTGCCAAGGTGGAGAGGGACAGACAGATGAAAAGGCTCCACGATCGATTTCCGGATTACGGCTTTGATGTCCACAAAGGGTATGGGACATCCGCCCACATGAAAGCCATAAAAAAGCACGGTCCTTGCGCCTGCCACAGAATGACCTTTGAGCCCGTGCGCTCTTGCCGCCTCCAAAGAACGGTGGTAAAATAG
- a CDS encoding PspC domain-containing protein produces MSKLYRSRKDVKIAGIIGGVSEATKIDSTILRLSVVFLAVVTGIFPAVITYIAGWFIIPEQPAQ; encoded by the coding sequence ATGTCCAAGCTTTACAGGTCCAGGAAGGATGTCAAGATCGCCGGCATCATCGGCGGGGTTTCTGAGGCAACAAAGATAGATTCTACCATCCTGAGGCTTTCGGTCGTCTTTCTTGCCGTTGTCACAGGGATATTTCCCGCGGTCATCACCTACATAGCAGGCTGGTTCATAATCCCAGAGCAACCCGCGCAATAA
- a CDS encoding YraN family protein, whose product MSIQSKLIGKEGEDAACRYIESLGWKVLDRNFCSSQGEIDIVAEDGQFLVFVEVKNYSFASFGTPVGAIRAAKKKSIIHAASTYLHKKNISDVYCRFDVISIYRDFEGKKNIELYKNAFQMN is encoded by the coding sequence ATGTCCATCCAAAGCAAACTCATAGGAAAAGAGGGGGAAGATGCCGCCTGCCGCTATATTGAATCCCTGGGGTGGAAGGTCCTTGACAGGAATTTCTGCTCTTCCCAGGGCGAGATAGACATTGTGGCAGAAGACGGGCAGTTCCTGGTATTTGTTGAGGTCAAGAATTACTCCTTTGCCAGCTTTGGCACACCTGTCGGAGCGATACGGGCGGCAAAAAAGAAGAGCATAATCCACGCGGCAAGCACTTACCTGCATAAGAAGAACATCAGCGATGTTTACTGCAGGTTCGATGTCATTTCTATCTACAGGGACTTCGAAGGAAAAAAGAATATCGAACTTTATAAGAACGCATTCCAAATGAACTAA
- a CDS encoding YifB family Mg chelatase-like AAA ATPase — protein sequence MFVKVKSAALSGLTGYIVDVEVDAHKGLPGQSIVGLPDAAVKESRDRVKAAVSNSGLDFPPGYFTINLAPADIRKEGPVYDLPIAVGILASHGIIRASLLSDTIFLGELSLDGAVRPVSGVLPICLEAAKNGIKRAVVPKDNASEAALVKELEIIPAEDLSGLIGFLNGGTKVKPHTVDIEELFSKEPEYELDLSEVKGQFHAKRALEIAAAGGHNILMIGPPGSGKTMLARRLPTIMPPLSLSEALEVTKLYSITGFLSSKNTLVTKRPFRSPHHTTSDIGIVGGGRVPRPGEVSLAHFGVLFLDEFPEFSRDVLEVLRQPLEENEVSICRALTSVTFPAEFMLVAAMNPCPCGNYGDRLRECQCPSWKIQRYLQKLSGPLLDRIDICIEVPRLGKEDLVSCPAGETSSQIRQRVSKARQRQRERFSASKISSNAKMTPKYIKKCCLLEKPAEELLKSAVLHLGMSGRAYDRVLKVALTVADLDGSQVIRENHIAEAVQYRNVLIQKCSAII from the coding sequence GTGTTCGTAAAAGTAAAGAGCGCCGCACTGTCGGGACTTACAGGCTATATCGTTGATGTTGAGGTGGATGCGCACAAGGGGCTGCCAGGGCAATCGATAGTGGGGCTTCCGGATGCCGCCGTAAAGGAGAGCCGGGACAGGGTTAAAGCCGCCGTCTCTAATTCCGGGCTGGATTTTCCCCCGGGGTATTTTACTATCAACCTGGCTCCCGCCGACATCAGGAAAGAGGGGCCAGTATACGATCTTCCCATAGCGGTGGGAATTCTTGCAAGCCACGGAATAATAAGGGCGAGCTTGCTAAGTGATACGATCTTTCTTGGAGAACTGTCCCTTGACGGGGCGGTAAGGCCGGTTTCGGGAGTGCTTCCGATCTGTCTTGAGGCCGCAAAGAACGGGATAAAACGGGCCGTTGTGCCAAAGGACAACGCAAGCGAAGCCGCGCTGGTAAAAGAGTTGGAAATAATCCCGGCAGAAGACCTTTCGGGACTTATAGGATTTTTGAACGGGGGAACAAAGGTGAAGCCTCATACAGTTGATATCGAGGAACTGTTTTCCAAAGAACCGGAGTATGAGCTTGATCTAAGCGAGGTCAAAGGGCAGTTCCATGCCAAACGGGCGCTTGAGATAGCTGCTGCCGGAGGGCACAATATACTTATGATAGGGCCTCCCGGCTCAGGGAAAACTATGCTTGCAAGAAGGCTGCCGACAATAATGCCTCCACTTTCTTTAAGCGAGGCTCTCGAGGTGACAAAGCTCTACAGCATCACGGGCTTTTTGTCATCAAAAAACACGCTCGTTACAAAAAGGCCCTTCAGGTCCCCTCATCACACGACTTCGGATATAGGGATAGTGGGCGGAGGCAGGGTCCCCAGGCCGGGCGAGGTCAGCCTTGCCCATTTCGGTGTTCTTTTTCTTGATGAATTCCCGGAATTCTCAAGGGATGTACTTGAAGTTCTGCGCCAGCCGCTTGAAGAGAACGAAGTTTCCATCTGCCGGGCCTTAACTTCGGTCACTTTTCCGGCGGAGTTCATGCTGGTTGCCGCTATGAACCCGTGCCCGTGCGGAAATTACGGCGACCGCCTGCGGGAGTGCCAGTGCCCCTCGTGGAAGATACAGAGGTATCTTCAAAAACTGTCCGGGCCGCTTTTGGACAGGATAGACATCTGCATAGAAGTCCCTCGGCTGGGGAAAGAGGACCTTGTTTCCTGCCCCGCCGGGGAAACCTCCTCTCAGATAAGGCAGCGTGTTTCAAAGGCAAGGCAAAGACAGAGGGAAAGGTTTTCCGCCTCAAAGATCTCCTCTAATGCAAAGATGACTCCTAAGTATATAAAGAAATGCTGCCTGCTCGAAAAGCCGGCGGAAGAACTGCTTAAATCAGCGGTCCTTCATCTTGGCATGAGCGGCAGGGCCTATGACAGGGTGCTAAAGGTGGCCCTTACCGTTGCCGACCTTGACGGCAGCCAGGTAATAAGGGAAAACCATATAGCGGAGGCGGTGCAGTATAGAAATGTATTGATACAAAAATGTAGCGCTATCATTTGA
- a CDS encoding sigma 54-interacting transcriptional regulator, translating to MDQKNEQSRRKVHELTALYEVSQALSLTLDVESSMYSIMEILEKRLGMKRATMTLLHPITGELFIDIGHGLTDAEIKRGKYRIGEGITGKVVETGKPAVIPRIGEEPLFLDRTRSRKGIDKNNISFICVPVKLGDSVIGAFSVDKIFSPEVSLEEDMRFLSIIASMIGQAVKIRQLIQSEKDQLIEENLKLRENLKEKYSYKNIIGNSNRMREVYEMVAKVAKSDATVLIRGESGTGKELVANAIHYNSLRSKKPFIKVNIAALPENLIESELFGYERGAFTGALERRAGRFELAEGGTLFLDEIGDLGAGLQVKLLRVIQEREFERLGGTETIKSNVRLIVATNHNLEENVKESKFREDLYYRLNVFPVYLPPLRDRRDDIMLLAEFFLDRYSKKNSKTIKRISTPAIDALMSYHWPGNVRELENTIERAVLMCEGEVIYAHHLPPTLQTAETSKTKTDLALDELVGNYEKDIITDALKQTKGNISKAAVLLKTTKRILGYKITSYKIDYKSFR from the coding sequence ATGGACCAGAAGAACGAGCAGAGCAGAAGAAAAGTCCACGAACTGACCGCGCTGTATGAAGTGAGCCAGGCTCTGAGCCTTACCCTTGATGTTGAAAGTTCGATGTATTCCATAATGGAGATACTCGAAAAAAGGCTGGGCATGAAAAGGGCCACTATGACGCTGCTTCATCCCATTACCGGCGAGCTCTTTATAGACATAGGACACGGCCTGACCGATGCCGAGATTAAGAGGGGAAAATACCGCATAGGTGAAGGGATAACCGGAAAGGTCGTGGAAACGGGAAAGCCGGCCGTCATCCCGAGGATTGGGGAGGAGCCTCTATTTCTTGACAGGACAAGGTCCAGGAAAGGGATAGATAAGAACAATATCTCATTCATCTGCGTGCCGGTCAAGCTCGGGGACAGCGTAATAGGCGCATTCTCTGTTGACAAGATATTTTCTCCCGAAGTCTCGCTTGAAGAGGACATGAGGTTCCTTTCCATAATTGCCTCTATGATAGGGCAGGCGGTAAAGATAAGACAGCTGATACAGTCCGAAAAGGACCAGTTGATAGAGGAGAACCTGAAGCTGAGGGAGAACCTGAAGGAAAAGTATAGCTACAAGAACATCATCGGCAACAGCAACAGGATGCGAGAGGTCTATGAGATGGTGGCCAAGGTGGCCAAAAGCGACGCTACGGTCCTGATAAGGGGGGAGTCCGGCACCGGCAAGGAACTGGTGGCCAATGCGATACACTATAACAGCCTGCGCTCAAAAAAACCCTTTATCAAGGTTAATATCGCGGCCCTGCCCGAAAATCTAATAGAATCAGAACTTTTTGGTTACGAGCGCGGGGCCTTTACGGGAGCACTAGAAAGACGGGCGGGGAGGTTTGAACTGGCAGAGGGCGGAACGCTCTTTCTTGATGAGATAGGGGACCTCGGAGCGGGGCTGCAGGTAAAACTACTTAGGGTGATACAGGAAAGAGAGTTTGAGCGCCTGGGCGGCACCGAAACGATAAAGAGCAATGTCAGGCTGATCGTTGCGACCAACCATAATCTGGAAGAAAACGTCAAAGAATCAAAATTCAGAGAGGACCTTTACTACCGTCTGAATGTTTTTCCGGTCTATCTTCCGCCCTTGAGGGACCGCAGGGACGATATCATGCTGCTTGCCGAATTTTTCCTGGACAGGTACTCAAAAAAGAACTCCAAGACTATCAAAAGGATATCAACGCCCGCTATCGATGCTCTGATGAGTTATCACTGGCCCGGAAATGTGAGAGAACTGGAAAATACCATTGAAAGGGCAGTCCTTATGTGCGAGGGAGAGGTCATTTACGCGCATCACCTTCCTCCGACGCTCCAGACGGCAGAGACCTCAAAAACAAAGACCGACCTTGCGCTTGACGAACTTGTGGGAAATTATGAAAAGGACATTATTACTGATGCCCTCAAACAGACAAAGGGCAATATTTCTAAGGCTGCAGTTCTGTTGAAAACAACCAAACGCATACTGGGCTACAAGATCACCTCATACAAGATAGACTACAAGAGTTTTAGATAA
- a CDS encoding ammonium transporter yields MINSGDTAWVLISTALVIMMTPALAFFYGGMVRKKNLLSTLMLSVIILALISVQWVLFGYTIAFGPDKGGLIGGLDWLGLKGVGQLPFDGYAATIPHSAFMIFQLAFAVITPALITGAFVERINFPSFLLYILLWSTFIYAPVAHWVWGIGGWLRNLGALDFAGGTVVHITAGVSALAVALVVGKRKGYKKYPMEPSNIPLTVLGAFLLWFGWFGFNGGSALAANGLAVSAFVVTNTAAAAAALTWMVVSWIHKRPSVLGVATGAVVGLVAITPASGFVSPLSAIVIGAVAAIISYYAIILRMKTNLDDSLDVFACHGMGGITGALATGLFAEKAVNAAGANGLFFGNVGQFLVQLYTVGVVVAFSFVAAYVLAKIVDAVFGLRAKEEEEELGLDISQHGEVAFGS; encoded by the coding sequence ATGATAAATTCAGGAGATACAGCCTGGGTCCTTATCTCGACAGCGCTGGTCATAATGATGACCCCGGCCCTGGCGTTCTTTTACGGCGGCATGGTCAGAAAAAAGAACCTTCTTTCAACTCTTATGCTCTCTGTCATAATACTTGCTCTAATCTCGGTCCAGTGGGTGCTTTTTGGCTACACTATAGCTTTTGGCCCGGACAAAGGAGGCCTTATCGGAGGGCTGGACTGGCTGGGTCTCAAGGGAGTGGGGCAGCTGCCTTTTGACGGATATGCAGCGACCATCCCACATTCCGCTTTCATGATCTTCCAACTGGCGTTCGCTGTTATAACTCCCGCTTTGATAACGGGAGCCTTTGTCGAAAGGATCAATTTCCCTTCTTTTCTTCTTTACATATTGTTATGGTCCACATTTATTTATGCGCCTGTCGCGCACTGGGTCTGGGGGATAGGAGGGTGGCTGCGCAATTTGGGGGCTCTTGATTTTGCCGGGGGCACGGTCGTGCATATAACAGCCGGCGTTTCCGCTCTTGCTGTGGCTCTTGTTGTCGGAAAGAGAAAAGGGTACAAAAAATACCCGATGGAGCCGTCCAATATACCCCTAACCGTTTTGGGCGCCTTTCTTTTGTGGTTTGGCTGGTTTGGCTTTAACGGTGGCTCTGCCCTTGCCGCCAATGGGCTTGCTGTATCAGCCTTTGTTGTTACCAACACGGCCGCGGCAGCTGCGGCCCTTACCTGGATGGTTGTCAGCTGGATCCACAAAAGGCCCAGTGTTCTGGGAGTTGCTACAGGCGCTGTGGTGGGACTGGTCGCAATAACACCGGCTTCGGGTTTTGTAAGCCCGCTTTCGGCCATTGTGATAGGGGCAGTGGCTGCCATCATTTCTTATTATGCGATCATCCTGCGGATGAAGACCAATCTGGACGACTCGCTTGATGTTTTTGCCTGTCACGGGATGGGAGGCATCACGGGCGCCCTTGCCACCGGGCTCTTTGCCGAAAAAGCCGTCAATGCGGCTGGGGCGAACGGGCTTTTCTTTGGCAATGTCGGCCAATTTCTGGTCCAATTGTACACGGTTGGCGTGGTAGTAGCGTTTTCATTTGTTGCAGCTTACGTACTGGCAAAAATTGTTGATGCGGTTTTCGGCCTGCGCGCAAAGGAAGAAGAGGAAGAGCTGGGGCTTGATATTTCGCAGCACGGCGAAGTGGCTTTTGGCTCCTAG
- a CDS encoding P-II family nitrogen regulator has product MGYKKIEAVIREEKLEEVRIALEEAGFAGMTVTQVKGRGSQKGVVLEWRAGEYRVEFLPKLKVEVVVDEFDSQRAVKAIEEAARTGKTGDGKIFVSPVDSVIRVRTGERGEKAL; this is encoded by the coding sequence ATGGGGTACAAAAAAATCGAGGCAGTGATACGGGAAGAAAAACTGGAGGAGGTCAGGATAGCTCTGGAAGAGGCAGGCTTTGCGGGAATGACCGTAACTCAGGTAAAAGGCAGAGGTTCACAAAAAGGCGTTGTTCTGGAGTGGCGGGCGGGCGAGTACCGTGTGGAATTCCTCCCAAAACTTAAAGTGGAAGTAGTGGTGGACGAGTTCGACTCGCAGCGCGCCGTTAAGGCAATAGAGGAAGCGGCAAGGACCGGGAAAACGGGGGACGGTAAGATCTTTGTAAGTCCGGTGGACTCGGTGATACGGGTCCGCACGGGAGAAAGGGGTGAAAAAGCGCTGTGA